The region ATCACCTACTTTCCCAGAATGTTTATCTATAGATGAGTAGAGAAAATCTCCAGTGGTTTTGTCGTCTTCCTTTTCTCCACCATACTGTCTTTTAGGGTAGGGAAACCTACTCATTTCCTCCTGAGAGCCTCTCTCATGGAGATGAATGCATTTCAACTTTCTAACTTGCATATCTAACCTAATGCTAGTGAAAGGAGCATTAAATGAAGTGCCAGGAAATCTGGGTTCTCAGTTTGGATCTGTAACCTGCTAGACTGTAGGCAAGTCTCTTAACTCATGACCTTTTCACCTGTGAAGAGTAACCTCACTATTTCCATATTCTCAGGTCTGTTTTAATGGGTAAATGAGAAAAAGGCAAAGAACTTTACAATGTTACTGAATTGCTATGAAAATTCAAGATAATGGTGTTTTCTGATAGTTGCCCTTCCCCACCTTTTGCAGAGGGCAGCTGTGCAGACAGATGAGCCAGTTAGTGAAGTTCAGCCTTTTGTGTGAATGCCAGCTTTTTTGGCAGAGATGTTACAACATCAGGCATGCTGAGAGTCTGTTGTGTTATACTGTGATGGGTTATGCCTTTCTCTCATGAGCATGAAACATGACTGGGTTGGCACTGTTCATTtgtgacttctttttttaaaggtaaacacAGCAGTCCAGTTAATCTTGGTGGCAGCTTCTTTGGCAGCTCCAGTTTTCAATTATGCTGACAGCATTTACCTTCAGATCCTGTGGTAAGCTTAACTTAGAATTATTCTCTGAGGACATCAACAAAATGGCTTATTGTGACAATCCTAGAATTACTTTGTCCTTAATCATGTTTGTTAAACACAGGGTAAAGCTGTAGGGGCTATATTGTTTGATTGATACCATTTTTAAGAAGCTTACTATCAATTATAGGATGTAGAAGTTATAGGGGCTTTCATGCAAGTTATAAGGGATGAGAGATATTATGTTGGGATTTTGGAGGAGAGAAAAATGTTCCAagtaggaagaggaggaaaagctGCAGGGAGGAGTGGCATTTGAGCCATGAAGTCCAGTTGGAGAGAGACTGAGGGGAAGCCTTTCTGGTGAAGGACAGACCCTGGCAAACTCAGATGTATAGGAGAGTGGGTAAAAGGAAGTGCACCCAGCCTGATGAAGGGGGCAGAGTGGGGAAGAAACCTGGAGAaaggagtttgaattttattttgttaagatTATGTGTAGCCTTGAAAATGTGTCAGATTCATACTTTGAGTCCATGTATATCACACCGATACTAAAGCTCTATATTTTAACTATATTTCTAACTTGATAATTAGAGCATTGCTTGATGCAATCTGAGCCAGAAAATGGTTAACTAAAGTCAGCTAAGCTAAGAAGCTTTAAAAATGATATACACGCTGAACATTTTATTTGCTAAAATATAAATTGTACACTCCTTCGTCCTGTATCTTCTGGTATAAGCCCAACTCATTTTCTTTGACTTTAGGCTCATCAGtaggatattttttctttcttgcaaaAAACTGCATCCATAATACAAactctgattttcattttcttttcttttaaaatgatataagAATGTAAGACATTTATGAAGCAGAGTATGGAAACTTtgtagatttttattattttctctagtATTTTAGCAATTATATTGTCTACttgttgtttagacactaagttGCATTGAACtcctttgccaccctgtggactatagtagTCTGCTAggttccttctgtccatgggatttcccaggcaagagtactagagtgggttgccatttccttcgccaggggatcttcccaacccagggtcaaacctgtgtctcctgcattggtaggcagattctttacactgagccagcagggaagcccatattgtcTACTTACTTCAACAGTAGTGTTTAGCAGATTGCCTTGCCTTTCCAAGGCTTCTAGCTTAATTCTCAGAAACAGCAACTCGTCCTACATgtatatttcattaaatttatgTGTGAATTTAGGATATTAAACTGGCATAAACAGGTTTGGGGTCAAACAAAAATGGTCTTGATGAACCTGCACCTCACCTGGCAGAAGCAGAAGCTCATGTGTGCATAAAAACGAACCTATTAGCTGCATACAGTCAGCGAGCCGTGAGCGTCACACATGTCATTTCAAAGAGAAtattattaatttctattaattttaaGTAAAGAAAGCGGAATTGTATTTAAAATGACTCAGATTATTAGAATTCCCCAAATCTGCAAGAAATAGCTTCTAATACTAATACTCTAAGCAGCATGGAACAGTGGGAGAAGCACAAGGGCTCTAGAGTTGGAACCAGGCCAGACTCATAGTTCTGTGGCCCTGAGCAAGCTCTCTGGGGCAGTGTTTCCTCTGTAAGGTGAGGCTGTGAAAATAAAACTACCTGTCATACAAAAATGTCTGGGTAAAAATGACaattgctgttattatttttttcagattcgtTAACTAGATTAATTTTGTTTGACATTATTGATTCAAATGAAGTCTTAAGGAAAAGCGATATATTTAgattcttgttaaaaaaaattatactaacagccttttttacttttaaacaactcttttaaatgtattctttagtatatattatgtgtattctttatgtatatttatagttACCATTTAAactaaattttctttccttccataaAAGGTGTTTTACAGCTTTTACCACAGCCGCATCAGCTTACAGTTATTATCATTATGGCCGGAAAACTGTCCAGGTGATAAAAGGCAGATGAAAAGTCATCCGTTATCGTTAACAAGGAAGCAGTACACATCAACAATGGCAGGGCCAGTGGAAGTCTACAGGAGTTCCCTCATTTTCATGTTCAGCTTGAAGGAGGACTTGTCAGAACAAACCATGTCATCAAAATTTTAAGTAATGTGCATTGACAATAAGCTTGATCATGGGCATATACAGAATttccaacatatttttaaatacaaataaaactataatttagGATTTTTTTATCTTAGGTTTCTTGATTAATTTGTAAGTAGCAATTCtaattattttcagtcttttttttttaagccattaaaaaaaatacattgaaaaagCCAGCTGAGAGCATGGAAACTGAAGAGTTGTCACTTTAATAAATTTAGATTGCTCACAAAGCACTAGGGAGTGTCCTGGGGTTAAATATAAAATCCTGTATAACTTAGCTGCACAGTTGTATGTTTGACTTTTAGATCTGTGTGTGTATTAACAGTACATGTCATTAATATTTGATTATCTAGGATAATGACTATAAAGGTAGCTTAGTTTTGGATAAAGTAAACTTGTAAAGAGATTTAAAATGTAGTCAATTTTGAAATCAATAAGATCAAAATGGAAGCTATTGAAGTTCACATTCAGAAGTCTTCCAACCTCTCAGGTGCCTTGCATCAGGATAATAAGCGACAAAGGTAGTTGGAAAATGCAAACCTGTCCGTTACCCTAGCCATTCAGGAGGCAGTGAGTTATATCGTACCTTCCCACTATATCTCTAACATATGTTTGTATGATACTGGGACCTGTACTTGTATGTTATGTAAATAATACGAAACtgtatatttttcaaagtttttgtctttttttaaacttgaggAATGTTCTTTTGTTAAGATGTTAAAGGAATAAAAGAGCTGGGAAAAAAATGACCCTCAACTTGGGTTGTTTGTATAGCATCCTATGGTCATCTGCTGTTGTGGAAGTTTTATGATTCATAAAGTCCATTTAGCTGTGTCACTTGCACTTACATTGTAAAAATAATTGATTTAGGATCATCTGATTTAAAAGTCCTTTTCTTACTACACTGTCATGTTTAAGAGAATGGAAGGTACAAGGAGAGGAAGACATGTGGCTAGTGCTAGCTGCTTCCTTTTCAGAGTGGAGGCCTGTTGTTGCTCATTGTCCCAGGTACTAACCCAAGTGTAATATAGCCTCATACTGTGAGGTTATCTAAATGTAGCCTGTTAAGCTGTGTTAAAAATTATAAGGAATTATAAGCCAAATCCATGCCTCTCAGTTGTGGCAACCTTGGATCAGTGTGTCCTTTGTTGCCTGCTGGACCTGGCTTCCTTGTTCCCAGATTAGCTGCTGAGTCACCCCTGGCTTGAAAAGTACGGAAGCCTGCAGCCAGGGACACTGCTATGGACTCGAGTGGAAGTGGGTGAGAGAAGGGCTGTGTGAGGCTAGTCATTCTCCCCTTCTGGAACCTCCTTTAATGTCTCATAATGGCCTGGGTGGCAGTGAGAAGTGGAAGTCAGATTGCTGGACTACCCAAGAGGCACATTGAACATGTCTCAGTACTAGCGAAATATAAGCAcgtgaaaatgtttttaaaagggaGAACTTGAAATAAAGTAGGggggaaattaaaattttgttttttgttatgcTCACTTGTGGTCTAGCATTGGTACTATTTGAAGTGACTTATAGTTGGATCCGTAGTCTCTTTAGTAGTCAAGTCTTAATCTCATTCTTGTTAATAtactcccctgccccccacagccTGTAGGTTTTTGGGTACTGAATTGCTATAAAACAAATTCTGCTGGTTTATAAAACATTGGAATTGTATTAGGTATATTTGAGTCATGCATACAGACTCCAAGCATGACATTCATTTTGGTGCCTCTACCTAACAGATTCAATCTTGATATTAAACTTTAAAAGGCACTGGGATAATTTAATTACATGCCTGAGGGCTTTTATATTAGTCACATTTTGGGCTTTTGCCTTGCAGCTTTAAATTTGGAGCTGGTAGATCTTTTAAATCAATCCATTTTTCTTGGTTACATATGTGATAAAACTAGGGACCCACCTTAGAATTTTGGgaagcttttttaaaactttaaacatcTAGAAATATGTAGTACAATTCCATTATCCAGATCAAACTTGGATATGCTTAGTTTCTGCAGCATGGTTTCTGTGCTGCAGCATGTTATAGAAACAAAAGATACCATGAgaatcaaatttaatttttttttcttggaagtaAATTCTGTTTGGGGTTGAACTGTGCCTCAGAaagatatttttcagattctaacCCCTGGTACCTATGAAAGTGACTTTATTTGGGTATAGGGATAGGGTCTTTGCATATGTAATCAAAATTAGGATGGTCATACTGGATTTGGCTGGGCCTTAAGCCAATACCTGGTGTTCTTACAAGAAGAGGGAAATTTGACTTCTGGGtacatatccaaaggaaataagatCATTATCTCAAGGTATCTTCACTCCCCATGTTCATTGTAGTGTTatttacagtaatcaagacatggaaataacctaaatgtcaatggatgagtggataaagaaaaaatatatatatgatagaatattattcaaccataaaaagaggGAAGTGCTGCAATTTGGAACAAAATGGATGGATCCTGAGGGCATTATACTAACTGaaataagacaaagacaaattCATCATGATCACATATGTGAAATCTAACAAAACCAATTCAAGAGTTAGATTGTTGGTTCctagaggtgggaggtgggatggggaatgggtgaaggtggtcaaatgGTACAAGAAAGTTCAtgatgactacagttaataatactgtatattGGAAAGTAGCTAAGATCTTGAAAGTTCTTATCTCACATGTACACAAAGATAACGGTATGACATGGCAGATGTATTCACTAACCTCATTGTAATTATCTCTCAATACATAGGAGTCTCAAATTGTTGCATGGTACACCTTAAACAATGTTATACCTCAGTTATATCTCAAGACTGGAGAAAAGATAATGGAAAAAAAGGGGGGCAGGATTTAGAGACTGTCAGAAGACAAGGAGGCATGGATAAGGAACCTGCAAGCCCAGAAACCCAAGTATTGCTGGTTCCCTGccatccctccccgcccccacccccaccccagtggaGAGGGGAGGAATGGAACAGTTTTCCCTTAGTCTCCAGAAGGAACCAACCTTGTTGATGCCTTGACTGTGGACTTCTGGCCTAACCTGTAAGAGAATAAACTTAAGTTGTTTGACGCAACCAAGTTTGTGGTAGTCTGTTACGGCTGCTACAGGAAACTTACATAAATGATAATGTAGAAAACTGAAATCTAGAACTATGAcccaattttaatttaataaaatcacTTTCCTTCCTAAGTTTGTATAGAAGTAAAATAAGAGAAAGTTTGATGCAATTTGAGCAGAGAAGTGCTTTGGCATTTAGCTAGAGCCTTGAGGGtttccttttgttcattttttctctcAGAAAAGTTCTTGAACATGCTTCCTTCAAAAAGCAGTTCATGGTTCCTCTACCCAGCTGGTCTTAAGTGAAATGCATTAACCGAGTTTGAAAGGACAGCCTTCCCCCTGCCTGTGTTTCACAGATGTTCTGAGAAGACTGCAGTTTAAAGCTAGAAGTACACATGCTGCCATACCCTGAAATGAACAGAAGGCTTCAGGGAGCATAACTGGTTCtcaggttaagaatccactggcaGGGGTCCGGGGGGAGGGGGAGTATTGGGAGGGGGGCGGTCAGGGTGTGTGGAACAGGGAGCCCGGGAGAGAATCCGCTGGAGTCGATCTCTATAGCCGGAGAGCCTTAGCCAGAGTTTGACCTTGAGGGAACTTTACGGAAATGACTTGAAGATGTCGCTTCCAACAGGACAGTAGTGGCTGGATGCTGAGGGACACAGGGTGCCCAGCAAGGTGACCCATAACTTCTGTGGGAACagagagaagaagcaagaaggGAAGGCAGAGGTTCCGGGGCTGAGGATCCCAGCTCGACCAGTGCCACGGATGTGCCCAAGGAGCGCAAGCCTTGAGGAAGCAATAGGCAGACGGGTCTTTCCAGACCCCAGGACCGCCTTCTCCACGCTGGTGGTGGATGCTCAGTGAACACCTGCCTGTCAGAGCGGGGCTGCGGGCACAGGAACGAAGGCGGGGTTGCGGTAGGCCAGCAGCTGCGTGTGGCAGGGCGGGGTGCGTGGCGTCCGGCCCCGGCGGCAGAGACCGGTGGCCAGCAGCGCTGTACTGACTAGCAGCAGGCCGCCAGCGGAGCCCAGCCCCGCTGTGACAAGCACCGGGCTATGCCCGGTGGTGAAGGCGACGCACGCCCCGTGCCGGCTCAGCCCCGCGCCATTGGCCGCCAGGACGCACACCCGGTAGGCGGTGGCTGGTAACAGCCCGTGCAGGGCGTGCTGGCGCGCGGTGGCACATACGTCCCCCACCACCGACTGGTTCCCTGGCCAGCCCTCCGGTGCGTAGCGGATTTGGTAGGCGCGCACCACTGAGTTGGGGGCGCACCAGCGCACGAGTGCCGACGTGTCGGTGGTCTCCGCCACcgcctgcagcttgggagggtcTGGCAGGGTGTCTTCTCCGCTGAGGCCGGGGCACCGGCACCGCCAGCGTCGCTGAAGCTCTGCGCACGGTGTCTGGAGGTGCCTGCAGGGGTGGTAATCGCAGGGTACATCCCAGGCTGGCGCCCCTACCTCCtcctttccactctcctcttcctcctcctccctggagtCATCCTGCAGCAGGACAGGAATCCCGCGCTCGGAAGGAGGCGGGTGTGGAGCCTGCAGGGTGGCTCGTGTCTCCCAGGCAGGCTGGGGCAGGCTTACTGAGTCCCGGGAGGCAGGGGAGAGACCAGGGTGTCTGCTGGCCCATGGGATGGAGCCCACTGAGATATTAGACTCCAGGATAAGCCCGGTAGCATATTCTTGGTGCTCTGTCCAGGCCGTGCTCACAGCCTTAGGTGGGTCCCCAGAGTTGCTCAAACCTGTTGGAGAGACAGTAGTGGAGGGAGTGGCCCCATCCTTGGTAATGCTGTGCTGCAGCCCGGCGGCGGCTCCTGTCTGGGAATccacagggagggagggaaactTGGTGATGCTCTGTTGGCCTTCCGCATGTGTGGAGGGTGTTGTGCTCTGCAAGGTGGAGGAACCCTGAGCAGATGGCGTGTGGGTGGAGATGACGGAGGAGGGTGGGTTGGAATCAAGGAGGGTGGTGTTTTGATCTGAATGGCACACACTTGGCAGCTGGGACAGCAAAAGAGGCGCTGAGAAGGTGCCACTGGATCCTGCAGCTGGTTTGCACACAATGTCTGCTGCCCTAGAGGAGAGGTCAGTCAGTTAGAGGGGCTGCTTCTGTGCTGGGCTTTGAGTGCTTAGGGCAGATAATCCCTCTCCCAAGCCTTGTTTAACACATCTGTCAGATACCACATGGTACACACTCAACATGGGTCACCTCAGTGACCTTCAAGGAGGCTCCCCTTGAAAGTCCCATtggacagagaaggaaatgggaattcaGAAAGAGGAACTAACTGCCCAAGATAGCATGGCTAGCAAATGCAGAGCCTAAACCCAGGGTGAGCATGGTGAAGGGCAGTCCAGATGCTCTAAGTGTGGTCTGTCATTTTATTCTCACCTCTCTGCTTCCTGGTGGTGAGTATTAGTAACAACACTCATACTAGCTAAAATTTTTTTGAGTACTTTGTTACATGCTAGGGACAATTGCTAACACTTTTATGTAGAACCCAATTTAATCTCCACTACCTCATGagatggctatggtttttccagtggttatgtatggatgtgagagttggacagtgaagaaggctgagtgctgaagaattgatgcctttgaactgtggtgttggagaggactcttgagagtcccttggactgcaaggagatccaaccagtccattctgaaggagatcagccctgggatttctttggaaggaatgatgctaaagctgaaactccagtactttggccacctcatgcgaggagttgactcattggaaaagactctgatgctgggagggattgggggcaggaggagaaggggacgacagaggatgagatggctggatggcatcactgactcgatggacgtgagtctgagtgaactccgggagttgatgatggacagggaggcctggtgtgctatggggtcgcaaagagctggacacgactgagcgactgaactgactgactgactgacctcaTGAGATAGGcactattatacccattttacagatgaggaggtaGAGGCACAAAGAGATTAAGTAACAGCCAAAATCAATAGTAGTAAGTGGTGTGAAGAGCTTGAACTCTCAACCTTTTCATTCACTGCCAAGAGACTGGTGCTACAGGCAAGATGAAGGGGTGAGGGGTGGCAGACTGAGCCCCACTTGATATTCAGGCTTCTGTCCCATGAGAGCTCTATAAGCCCACTGACACTGGACTGAATGCTACAGaaagccaggctctgtgctgggaaCTCAGTGGAACAcagttttgtgtcttttttttttttttttttgccacacatgggatcttagttccccaacaagggatggaaccagggtcccctgcattggaagcagcaGAATCTTAATGAccagacagccagggaagtcccaagagcagAATTTTGGAAGACAGTAGATCCTGCCTCCTCCACCCAGTGGCTTCATGAATCTAAGCAAGTACCTTCCTCTTTTTGCCCCAGTTCGCTTGTGTGTAAAATGAGCAATGATAACTCCACTTTAGGAGAAAGAGTTAGCTGTTTACATAGCCCATTTTGTTTTCCTAGTGGGCACACAGCTACACTACATTTCCCAGCCACCAATGCAGTAGGCCTGACCTGCTAAGTTAATCTGACCAATGGGATGTGGATGAAAGTGATGGCCTGGCCCTTTAAAGCCTCCTGAGTGGGCTCCTCCAGCTCTTTGCTCCTCAGGGTTGCTGGGATGGAGGCAGAGCCTTCATCTCCTGGGTCCCTGACTGTGACTACAGGGGGAACAGTTGCCCCACCTAGCACTGCCAACCTGCCCAGCATTGTTACATGAGCAGGATACCAACTGTGAGAACTTCAGGCCCAGAGATTTGATCCTCACCCCTCAGTCATCTGCTTTTTAAACGTGTTACCTGCTTAGGACAATTCTCTTTGCATCCATGAGGAGCCAGGACAACTCACAACTGCAAGTGAGAGGGTTGCCGAAGAGGTTGATGGACAGAACCTGGGAGGAATGCAAGTTCCAAGGATGGAAGGTACTCAAGTTGCAGCtgaaatacacaaaaattaattaacaCAGGCTTGTACAATTAGGTCAACACTAAACCCAGAGAGCCATAGTAGAGTCATGGGAAAACCATTCTGTTAGGGGCTAGTTTGCTTTGAGAAAACTATTAACAGATTaactttggatttttttaaaaaatctgtggcGATACCAACATGGAAAACTATTCTGTTAGGGGCTAGTTTGCTTTGAGAAAACTATTAAC is a window of Budorcas taxicolor isolate Tak-1 chromosome 13, Takin1.1, whole genome shotgun sequence DNA encoding:
- the LRRN4 gene encoding leucine-rich repeat neuronal protein 4, with amino-acid sequence MRWALLLLLPFTIAPRPSRAGPLQNTLVFRLTQQGPWGSGAGNSTVSPCEWLPVAGVTTLTFVNRGLERLPGCLPRALRSLDGSHNLLRALSAPELGHLPQLQVLTLRHNRIAALRWGPGAPAGLHSLDLSYNLLATLPPCTGPALPGLRALALAGNPLRALQPGAFACFPELRLLNLSYTELGRGDHEDIADATFAGVGGAPLAALQVLDLSGTFLPRVRLGWIRNLPQLTSLYLRKMPRLRSLEGDIFKMTPDLQHLDCQDSPALTSVHTYIFQDTPHLRVLHFQNCNLSTFHPWNLHSSQVLSINLFGNPLTCSCELSWLLMDAKRIVLSRAADIVCKPAAGSSGTFSAPLLLSQLPSVCHSDQNTTLLDSNPPSSVISTHTPSAQGSSTLQSTTPSTHAEGQQSITKFPSLPVDSQTGAAAGLQHSITKDGATPSTTVSPTGLSNSGDPPKAVSTAWTEHQEYATGLILESNISVGSIPWASRHPGLSPASRDSVSLPQPAWETRATLQAPHPPPSERGIPVLLQDDSREEEEEESGKEEVGAPAWDVPCDYHPCRHLQTPCAELQRRWRCRCPGLSGEDTLPDPPKLQAVAETTDTSALVRWCAPNSVVRAYQIRYAPEGWPGNQSVVGDVCATARQHALHGLLPATAYRVCVLAANGAGLSRHGACVAFTTGHSPVLVTAGLGSAGGLLLVSTALLATGLCRRGRTPRTPPCHTQLLAYRNPAFVPVPAAPL